Proteins encoded by one window of Leptospira neocaledonica:
- a CDS encoding DUF2505 family protein, whose protein sequence is MKQYKVVQTFPVPLQDLLRAREDRYKYLDRFPELKNVELLEERKEGNKVYQKRKVKLAESLPKVLATLLSDPSLLEDSVFDISTNTHEFTIAPPGNDSIVTIKGFSVYKEIGPGESERSYDVKVNSGVFLMGSVIETVIEEIHRHSLEKDKNSISEFLKKGD, encoded by the coding sequence ATGAAACAATATAAAGTAGTACAAACTTTCCCAGTTCCCCTCCAAGATCTACTCAGAGCAAGAGAAGATAGATACAAATATTTAGATAGATTCCCCGAATTGAAAAACGTGGAATTATTGGAGGAAAGAAAAGAGGGAAACAAAGTTTACCAAAAAAGAAAGGTAAAGTTAGCCGAATCCCTGCCAAAGGTGCTTGCTACACTTCTTTCGGATCCTTCTCTTTTGGAAGATTCCGTATTCGATATCTCTACAAATACCCATGAATTTACGATCGCTCCTCCGGGAAACGATTCCATAGTCACCATCAAAGGGTTCTCCGTATACAAGGAGATTGGTCCTGGTGAATCCGAGAGAAGTTACGACGTTAAAGTCAACTCCGGAGTATTCTTAATGGGCTCCGTGATTGAAACAGTGATCGAAGAGATCCATAGACATTCATTGGAGAAGGACAAGAACTCCATCTCCGAATTCCTGAAAAAGGGAGATTGA
- the alr gene encoding alanine racemase produces MKDRTWIELSRAAISANLKNFRALLSTKTLLTAVIKSNAYGHGLLETAELAFQGGADLFGVNSLEEAKLLRGKYPEFKILIMGETPGLAERISEVSDPNFWIIVSRTEEVRILTNCKPSPKIHLKVDTGMARLGYSGTDLERTLSEIKSEGLKIDGIATHFASTEDVLEQKYSKEQMKTFSEAILLAEKFGFKNLVKHACASASTMLFPEAHYDLVRVGISLYGLWPSLQTRLSLHLSGKKDFNLSPVLSWKTRIVHIKTVPEDSFVGYGSTYQTSASTRIAVVPVGYYEGLDRKLSNNGVMLVNGKRAKILGRICMNMTMLDITHIHDAEIGDVVTILGKEREEEISADDHANWTYTINYEVTTRISESVPKKIVE; encoded by the coding sequence ATGAAAGACAGAACTTGGATAGAACTTTCCAGAGCGGCGATCTCAGCGAACCTAAAAAATTTTCGCGCCCTTCTTTCCACTAAGACCTTACTGACTGCAGTCATCAAATCCAACGCTTACGGTCATGGACTTTTAGAAACTGCCGAGCTTGCTTTTCAAGGAGGAGCGGATCTTTTCGGGGTAAACTCTTTGGAAGAAGCAAAACTTCTCCGTGGAAAATATCCTGAGTTTAAGATCTTGATCATGGGGGAAACTCCTGGCCTCGCGGAGAGGATCTCCGAAGTATCGGACCCGAATTTTTGGATCATAGTATCACGAACCGAAGAAGTAAGAATTTTAACAAATTGTAAACCTTCTCCTAAAATCCATCTGAAGGTGGATACCGGAATGGCTCGTTTAGGTTATTCGGGCACGGACTTGGAAAGAACACTTTCCGAAATCAAATCGGAAGGATTGAAGATAGACGGGATCGCTACTCATTTCGCCAGTACAGAAGATGTGTTAGAGCAGAAGTATTCCAAAGAACAAATGAAAACTTTTTCGGAAGCGATCCTTCTCGCAGAAAAGTTCGGATTTAAAAATTTAGTCAAACATGCGTGTGCTTCCGCTTCTACCATGTTATTTCCGGAAGCTCATTATGATTTGGTTCGTGTGGGAATATCTCTCTACGGTCTTTGGCCGAGTTTACAGACTAGACTTTCCTTACATCTAAGCGGCAAAAAAGATTTTAACCTTTCTCCGGTTCTTTCTTGGAAGACTAGGATCGTTCATATCAAAACCGTTCCGGAAGATAGTTTTGTGGGGTATGGTTCTACTTACCAAACAAGTGCGTCAACTCGGATCGCAGTGGTCCCTGTAGGTTATTATGAAGGCCTCGACCGAAAACTTTCCAATAATGGAGTCATGCTTGTAAACGGGAAAAGAGCAAAGATTCTAGGAAGGATCTGTATGAACATGACCATGTTGGATATCACACATATCCATGATGCGGAAATCGGGGATGTGGTCACGATCTTAGGCAAAGAAAGAGAAGAAGAAATCT